A genomic window from Desulfurococcaceae archaeon includes:
- a CDS encoding 50S ribosomal protein L1 translates to MSAVNREVLVHAIERAIELGKGRGFKQSVELIVVLKDVDIKSPQLKIREAVPLPRGRGKDLRVCVVGDADIAESAKEAGAYKVILSTELRDMSKKQARKVVSVCDWILVKPELMGIVGKVLGPALGPRGKIPVPIPSGSAIKALVTRYKNTVLARIKDQPVIMVAIGTEDMKAEDLAENAVTILSSIESKLPARSANIGKVIVKTTMGMPIEVPIGR, encoded by the coding sequence GTGTCAGCTGTGAATAGGGAGGTACTTGTTCATGCAATAGAAAGGGCTATAGAGCTTGGCAAGGGACGTGGTTTTAAACAAAGCGTTGAACTAATAGTTGTGCTAAAAGACGTTGACATAAAATCCCCACAACTTAAGATTAGAGAAGCCGTACCCCTACCTAGGGGTAGGGGGAAGGACCTCAGAGTGTGCGTGGTGGGAGACGCGGACATCGCCGAGAGCGCCAAAGAGGCTGGCGCCTACAAGGTAATACTGAGCACTGAACTACGTGATATGAGCAAAAAGCAGGCAAGAAAGGTGGTATCCGTGTGCGACTGGATACTAGTAAAACCCGAGTTAATGGGTATTGTTGGAAAGGTTCTTGGGCCAGCGCTTGGCCCGAGGGGTAAAATCCCCGTCCCTATACCCTCTGGTAGCGCCATTAAGGCCCTGGTGACGAGGTACAAGAACACGGTGCTGGCAAGGATCAAGGACCAGCCCGTAATAATGGTGGCCATAGGCACAGAGGACATGAAGGCTGAAGACCTGGCAGAAAATGCTGTTACAATACTTTCATCCATTGAGAGCAAGCTGCCTGCGCGTTCTGCAAACATAGGTAAAGTCATTGTTAAAACTACAATGGGCATGCCGATAGAAGTTCCCATAGGCCGCTGA